The Bacteroidales bacterium DNA segment TATGGACAGCTTGCATCCGTTGATGATGTCATCATCCGTCATGGTAGGATGAAGCAGGGAGTGATCGATCATTTTAGCCAGTGTGTTGAGTGTTAATGATTCTTCTTTCATGATTTATGTGTTTTAATATTACAAATCGTTTTTTCAGGGAATGTAATTTATAAAAAAAAACCGTAAAAAAATTACAACTTTTTAACAATTAAACGTCTTATATGTATAGAGGTCTAACGGGAACTTTTTTAAAAATTATGAAAAGTACATGTTATAATACGTTGTCACTGTTATTCTTTATACTACTCATTGCTTTATTTGGTGGTTGTGAAAAGGAGGACTATACGCTTCCCGTTGAATTTAGACTTGATTTTACGATAAAAAATGAGCCCATTCTGGATGGCTCAATAACCATTGATGAAATTGGCTTAAGTTTGAATTCCATTGATATCAGCGGTTATAGAGAGCAGGGTGAGGATGTTTTTTCAACCAGGCGCTTTGATCAGGGGAAATTCTTTGAAATAAAACCCACATCACGCAATGCTACGGAAAAATTTGATATTCCCCATGGTATTTATAACCCCATCTCATTTTCCTATAACTTTCAACCGGATAATGAGGAAGATGATTTAATTGAGGATATATCTGAATGGCATGAAGATTTGGAAGAAGAGGATGATGATATGGAAGATGATGACCTGGAAGAGGATGATGACCTGGAAGATTTGCAAGAAGATTTGGGAGATATAATAGAAGATTATCTTGAGGATATACATCCATGCATCTTTGTGAAAGGCACATTCACCCATAATCAAAAAACCAAACATATTGTTCTGGTGGTTAACGACCCGCTGACTTTTGAAATTCCTGGTAAAAATAAGGAAGGAGGCTCAGAAGTAGTACTTGATAAAGAGCATGTGAACACTGGAAATCTTCAGCTTAATCCATCCTATTGGTTTTCCGTTATAACTCCGGAGATGCTAAACGATGCCTTCATTGGTGTGATTGACGATGAAAAGTATATCTTTTTAAGTAAGCATGTAAATAGCCCGATTTACAATTCTGTTTTTAATAGAATGGAGGAATCAACCATTTTAACAATAAATGAATAGGCAAGCTCTATTATGGAAAGGTCACATGAGGAAGATTTGAAATTGTTGAGCGGTTGCCTTGAAAATGATAGAAGGTCACAAAAACAGCTATATAGAAAGTACTTTAAGGCCATGTTTCAAATTTGTCTTTCCTACAGTGGCGATAGAGTTGAGGCAAAGGATATTCTGCAGGAAGCTTTTATAAAGGTATTTATCAACCTTGAAAATTTTAACTCAAAAAATTCGCTGGAAGGTTGGATAAGGCGTATTGTTACTAATACAGCTATCGACTACTTCAGGAGGAGGGAAAGACTTGTTTTTAAAGATGAGTTCCCTGATGAACCTGACGATGAGGAAAGTGGTAGCTTCTCATTTCAGGACCTCACAGACGACATCGTTGTATATTATATCAAACAGCTACCGGATGGTGCAAGAGTGGTATTCAATCTTTTTGCCGTTGAAGGGCTCTCTCATAAAGAAATTTCAAAAAAGTTAAGCATTACAGAAGGAACCTCTAAATCTCAGTATAAAAGAGCGAGAAATCTTTTGAAAAACTGGCTTAATGAATATATACTCAGCAAGCAATGAAAAATCACAAGTTTGACATAGAATATATCAAGTGGCTTCGGCAAGTTGATGTTGAAGAGGATAATGCTGTATGGGAGGAAATACAGTATGAACTTGATTTTATTGAAACCTGGGATAATATTTCAGTCCGGCTGGATGAGGTTAAGCCCCAAAAGGGCAAGGTGATTCAAATGAAATACGTGAAATCTGTTGCTGCTGCCGCCGCCTTTATACTGCTTATGCTTTTGCCGGTAAAATATTTTAATGAACAGGCTGTTCAACCCTCCATTATTTCAGAACAACAAAATACCGGTTTCAATCCACAGGAGGGATTCATATCGGATGAAGCATCTCCGTTAAGAAAGGAAAAGGCAGATATGGATTTAGCCAAAATGGCAGAAATTGAAGCTCCCCCTGTAATTCGTAATCTCAAAAAGCCCTCAGCGCATTTGGCAGATAGCGATCCAACAGCATTGGCAGAAGACAAAGATTTTGAAGACTCCGTTTTCAATGACGAGCAAATGGTTTTTGATAAAATTCAAAGCCGCTCTTTTGATGCTGATAGCCTTATAGCAAGCAATAATCCTCCTGCGGCGAATTTTCCGGAAAAGCAGACTTCTGTTGTTTCTGAGTCCGGCAAAGCTTCAGGTGTATCTTTAAGGGTTGTAGATTTAGGCTTGTTATATGGATACAAGAATACCTGGCTGTTGAACTATGAAACCCTTAATGGATTGAATCCACGCAAATTAGGAAGAACAATACCTGCTTTCCATCAGGATATTGGAGCATCATCTACATTGGAATTTAATGATCAGCATCTGTTTGGATTGGAATTTTTTTGGAAATCGGAAACAGGTCAGAACTATCAGCAATACATAAACGCAAATTTTGTTGATAGACAGATCAATTTGAATTACAGAAAGTTTCAGGCATTTTATATTCGTGACAACAACAAAATTCCAGGACAAGTATTGCTGGGAGGTTATATTGCAAAATTAACTTTAGCCCGGGAGATGCAGGGAAACACTATGTTTAGTGTTAATGACAACTATCACAACCTGGATTATGGCTTACTTGCCGGTTATCAGCTCAATATTGCTTTAAGAAACAAAATCATTATTAAGCCTGGCATTAGGGTTAACTATAATCTGATGAATATTTTTGAGGGCGATGATGTTATCCCCGCGTACCTTAAGAAAACAAGAAAACTTGCTGCCAGCTTCAATATATCCCTTTCATACAGGTTTTCTAATTGAATCTCGAAATTACCTGCCTGTCGGCAAGGCAGGGATATTAGAATTTTATTTTCTGCCAAAAAATCCACGAAAATATAAAGTAAGATACCAATTATAGAAAAAAAAGATCTTCTTATTACAACCTTTTGAAAGTCTTTCGTCTTATTATTAGAAACCATGTTAACCCCGACTTAGGTAGCCTGTCCCGAACTTGATTCGGGAAACTTAAATTTTTGAAAAAAATTTTAGTGAACTTAGTCGCTGTCGGAGACAGGAATAATTCTTGAATTATTCGGGTTAAATAATTATCAACTAAAAATCTACTACTATGAAAACACTAAATCTATTCAAAGCCGTAATGATCATATCACTGGCGGCATTTTTATCATCTTGCGAAGAGGATGATAATAATTTGAAGTCTGAGACTCAAACAGCAATTAAGTTTGGAGCAACCTATCAAACAACCAAATCAACCCTTGCAAAAAGTACGCATGCAGAGGGAGTAGTTATAGAAAGTTTTAAAATCAATATTGAGGAGATTGATATAGAGTTTGACGACGATGACCCCTTATTTGAAACCGATTCATTTGCTGACGATTATGAGTTAGATGGTCCCTTTGAAATAGACCTGATGAAGGATGGTAATGCCCTCGAAACTACCATTGTGAACGATTTAGAACTACCATCGGCAGCTTATGAGGAAATAGAATTTGAGTTCAGTGAGAGTGAAAAT contains these protein-coding regions:
- a CDS encoding DUF4382 domain-containing protein, with product MKTLNLFKAVMIISLAAFLSSCEEDDNNLKSETQTAIKFGATYQTTKSTLAKSTHAEGVVIESFKINIEEIDIEFDDDDPLFETDSFADDYELDGPFEIDLMKDGNALETTIVNDLELPSAAYEEIEFEFSESENSTSDMDGKSIWIEGTIDGTSFIFWSDEENEVEIEFDELVNLEEARKAVLKVSFELGNLFDPEAGGIDITSATDGNEDGTIEIYPEDPDGNSDLADLICEKIEDIIEAFEEDE
- a CDS encoding RNA polymerase sigma factor, giving the protein MERSHEEDLKLLSGCLENDRRSQKQLYRKYFKAMFQICLSYSGDRVEAKDILQEAFIKVFINLENFNSKNSLEGWIRRIVTNTAIDYFRRRERLVFKDEFPDEPDDEESGSFSFQDLTDDIVVYYIKQLPDGARVVFNLFAVEGLSHKEISKKLSITEGTSKSQYKRARNLLKNWLNEYILSKQ